The nucleotide sequence GTATTCGCTAGTCCCCAGCAGGTAATGTATTAATGACCTTTAGACTCTTACTGTGGGAACTTATCAGTCTTGTGCTTATTTAGTCCGGGCTGACAGAGCAGGTTCCAGCCCGTTTCATCGATACATCTCCGACAAGGCAGTTACTCAAACTCAGACAGTAGATATTAAGGCTTGATAGAAACTCCGGCTATTGCCCGCCTCGACATTCTTGATAGGTTTTTCACCTGACGCATTCATAGGCGCATGTCTGACCTTCCCAGCACTTAGAATATGAAGGCGAGCTTCCGTTATTGCCATTATCTTAATTTGGTGCGCGGATTGTTTTTTGTAAAGAGGTTTCTTGTGTCAATAAAAACTCAGACTGAATACAAATAGGGATGAGGGTCTTTTAGCACTGCGAGTCTATGGATAAGAAATACATGCTCACTGGCCTGCATACTGGGATGGGATGCAAACAAACAAGTACATTCTTAAAGTTATTTTGGTttaaataaaagtgatttttatgCTGATCTGACATTATGAATACCTGATTCTTGGTAGACTGGAGATTCTTTATCATTTTAATGCGCTGAAACATAAATAGTGGATTTAACTTTCAACATCaatgacatttacaaaaaaatctacCATTAAATGATCATTAGTTAATTAAAAACGGTAGTAGTGAAAAAAACGTAACCTtgtgtatattatgcatttttgtgTACAGTTGTAGTAACaactacccagaacaccctaacacTATGGTATCAAGTATTTCCAGTGCAACAATCCCTTTTTGTCAACATTGTCACCATTTTTTGACAGTAGCAACATCAATCAACGTTGTTTAGGTTCAGCACGTGCGCGCTGTTTACTGAACGTAAACAACGCTGATTACGTTCtggggtactctccaaaatggcagtaACTGGGAttgctgaataaattatgttattattgttttcttcgCGCACAAAGAGTATTCTGGTAGCtacgtaaaattacggttgaacccctgatgatgacacatggactattttaccaatgtccttgctacgtttctgtgcGCTGATTTCTGTGGTAATATCACTGCTGTCTACGGAGGAtaagagagctctcagatttcatcaaaaatatattaagtttCTAAAgggtttggaacgtcatgagggtaatcaatgacagaattttatttttttgagtgaactaactcTTCAAGgtccttttattttttacattaatagtaataagaaatgttccttgagcagctATTCAGCATATCAGAacgacttctgaaggatcatgtgacactgaagactgcagtaatgatgctgacaattcagcttttttaaagctattttaaaatatattcaaacagaaaccagttcttttgaattgtagtaatatttcacaatattactgattttactgtatttcaatcaaacaaatgcagccttggttagcataagagacttatttcttttaaccccaaacttttgagaggTATAGTGTATTAATCTTAATATAAACCTatataattttaactttaaagctCACAATAAGACTGTCTTTAAAGGTGTATGTGTTATCACTAAAGAGTATTTCCATTGATCTGCTTTAGAGGAAGTCTCACCTGGTCTTTGAGCTGTTTGACGGAGTGCTGCAGGGTGAGGATGTGGCCGAACAGAGGGCTCTGCAGGGCTTCCTTCAGCGTGCCGAGCCTGTCGCTGTGGGTCCACTCTTCCCTCTGCACGAGCTTGGACTGAAGTCTTTCCAAGGCCTGGAGCACCTGCTGCCGCTCGGAAGCAGACACTGAGAGCACACACAATCCAGATATTAAGCATGCAAAGACGGATTAAAGACATAGTATGCTTGCTTAGATGAAAATCACAAAAACGAGTGAGACCTGTCGGTACGCTCTCAAACATTATCCTTATCTTGAAAATTCAGTGGAGATTGACCTGTGAAAGAAGTAGTACACAGGAAGAACATATTTAAGCTTCAATTCGATTTTTAGACTTGACTAGTCAATAAAGACAAGTTAatagtattcatttttttttttatatatataattcaaaggaaaatgtatacattaaaatTGTTCTTGTTGAGTgtaatttccattaaaaatactatataaatttcagaaatactaataattatactattattattattattactactactgctatcattataatttaattgaatttttaaaAGAAGTAGTTTCTTATGCTGATCAAGGGGCATCTattctatttgatcaaaaaatgttttaactaatTTTGTGGAGGGAAAAAAgtattgcaattttaaaataaaagatttctattttaatatactttaaaatgtaatttatttatttatttatttataagtaaatctgtatctgattttcatgatttttttgataaataaaaagttaaaagaacagtgtttattcaaaatatatatatatattttttgaatatagactactattaaaaagtttggggtcagtaagaattgtttttcttcttttttttctttaaagaaattaatacttttattcagtaagtatgtgtgaaatggataaaaagtgattttaaattttacatttctcCAAAAGATGGTAGTAAATCTTAGTTTTACTAGTTTTAGATGAATGCTGAAATCGTGCATTTGTTTTCATATAACTAAACAGAAATTAGCCAAAGTCTCAAGTATCGATTTCTATAACCTGTAACCATATCTTACAAAAGATCTTTTGGTAGTTTCTGTTCACGTAAGCAGCAAACGAAATAAAAGTGAGTGTATCTACCTTACATACCCAAGAAATTTATGTCCGTACACTTGTTCTTGAGGTTAAATCAAAACTTTGAATCCCTCATAAAACACAATCCAGCATTTCAAGACTTGCTTTGGGCTGAGACTGAGACCTGTTTTGTCTGTTTACACCTGCGCGAGCCTCACCTGAAACCAGGAAGTGATCGTTCGCGTTTCGGCgaactttattttcgtttaaacACAACGAAACCATTACGCAACTGAAGACGAAAGAGGTGTTTGTATTCCTACTCCTTAAATAAAGCATTATTTATAGATTGTCATatcatataaattaaataaacgcAAACAAACAGGTGCGTACCCGTGAAACAAAGTGAAATCAGTGCTCTTAAAACTGACAGTCTAAAAAAGACACTACAGAATCATTTTATCAATCGAAACgtggtttatttttaaatatcatcaaTAAACCATATCTTTGAgactgaaagaataaaaatacaaccTCATACACAAACGTGCTGCTGCTCCCCAGTCATACAAACGCTATGGGACATAAGCTAGCGCATTTAGCCGGTTATAAAGTTGATTATCAGCATCAAACACCGCGAATAAGTTGAACCGACACTTGGTTTTAAGAGCGAACTTTCTCTAACCAAACAATCTGGCTTTATTACGTATATGAATAAAATTAAAGGCGACAAATAACAGAATTACGAGAGACTTACATGTTATGTGTGCGGCGAATCTAGTGCACTGTTTCTTTAAGATCCCCGGCAGTCACGTGACAGTTCAACATGGCGTTACGCTGGAGGAGTTTGTTGTGCTTTCGGTCAACAACACGGCCGCTGATCGTCTTCACCTTCTGCCTGACTGTCATCCACAGTCTGGGGGACGAGGTGGACAGCTGTGATAAACTGCGACTGGGACAATATCCTTTCAAAAACGCCTAAATGGATTGAGGTCGTTAAAATAGTATCGGGCTAGCTAGCATTTCCGCTGTTACTGGTGCTTGTTTTGAATATAAATGCACTGATTTAACTTACAAGTCACTATTTACATAATTACGGTAGAAATATTAGGTGTTGTGTTCTAGATTCGCGATTCTATCTTATATGGAGTGATGCAAAAGGCTATACACAATATGCCCTACATTGCATGATATTAGATTAGGTTTAACGTTAGACCTGTTTGAACATTtcagatgtgtttttattaacgTTACAATGTAAGTGTCAAGCTGATGTCTTCTGATGGCTCGTGTCTGTCATTCATCCAGCATTAGTGGAAATCAGTATCAGTTAATGTTGCTTTGTGATATAAATACCACTTGATTCCTCCTTGACAGAGCTCAGGTATGAGTGTAAAGAGCCCAAAATAGATGATGCTACTCAAGAACCAGAAAACTGCAAGGACCGGTTGGCTTGGGGTGGGTCGGCCGCCGGCTGCGTACATATGTTTCACTATTTAAAATGCTGCTGTTGTAGTGTGTGAATatctatttataaatattacaattataatacaacaaaattaatataatttataataaatagtttttattatatataattttttattatattataatgtaatgcattaatataaaatgtgtattttatgtataatttattagaatttcaaatttttatacattttataatataatcaggtaatacaatattataatgtatactattttatttatttttatgtatttctattcataatttatattatacagtattattaattaattgtgtattattaaatagatatttattaaattaaagtattaatatttaataagtgtaatgtgtacatttatataatgtaaataaaatataatgcaaaatattaattattaattattattaatacttagtgtgtgtgtgtgtgtatattatatgaacagtagtgtaaaatacatataattttataaatatatttttttatataactaaattaaattgtgtgtaataaattatatgaaattatattattaatttattttaaatatattatacatttatattaaatgacacattttttgtgaataatgattcttttttacttttatatttattatgtaatgtaatattttatgttttatatataacaatatactgTAACactgtaatatactgtaattattaACTATAATCATATATTTTAGACTAGAATTTAATAattctgttataatgttatgttttataatttcttataattgttatatacaatattttaaatgatactttgaatattttttgtgataacatgatttttatttaggataagaattatattaatatgtatgtatatatatatatatatatatatatatatatatatatatatatatacacatacatacacatacatacatacatacatatacacacacactttattattttattcataaactttttttatattaaaatgtctgTATATTTATGATAAGaattatattaatatgtatatattcttCGTctttatccatatatatatatatatatatatatacacatatatatacacacacactttattactTTGTTCataaacttttttatattaaaatgtctgtatatttcattcttatttatgtttcataaaaatacaaaaaaaatgtctctAATGCCAGAATATGCCTGATACTAGCTACATGTCACTACATGCTTGTTGAATCAGGAGTCTAAGGCTGTGTTTCATTGCAGTGGAATGTCTACCTGCTCCGAACATCAGCTGCCGGCTGTCAAATGGAACGCAGCTCAAATTCAGCGGTAAAGAGGTCGGGTTTAACAAAAGCATCCCGTGTCGAAATGTGTAAGACAAACTTACTATGAATTTGAGTACAGATTATTTGTATTTGTGAATGAtctgtaaatatatttgaataacatGGATGCGCTTTGTTTTACATTAGGAGTGGTTACTCATACAAGGTAGCTGTTGCCCTGTCACTCTTCCTGGGATGGATCGGTGCGGATCGGTTCTACTTGGGATATCC is from Carassius gibelio isolate Cgi1373 ecotype wild population from Czech Republic chromosome B22, carGib1.2-hapl.c, whole genome shotgun sequence and encodes:
- the LOC127987386 gene encoding TM2 domain-containing protein 1-like isoform X2, producing the protein MALRWRSLLCFRSTTRPLIVFTFCLTVIHSLGDEVDSCDKLRLGQYECKEPKIDDATQEPENCKDRLAWVECLPAPNISCRLSNGTQLKFSGKEVGFNKSIPCRNVSGYSYKVAVALSLFLGWIGADRFYLGYPALGLLKFCTVGFCGIGSLVDFMLISMQIVGPSDGSDYIVDYYGARLTRLSITNETYRRTQLSL
- the LOC127987386 gene encoding TM2 domain-containing protein 1-like isoform X1, translating into MALRWRSLLCFRSTTRPLIVFTFCLTVIHSLGDEVDSCDKLRLGQYECKEPKIDDATQEPENCKDRLAWVECLPAPNISCRLSNGTQLKFSGKEVGFNKSIPCRNVSGYSYKVAVALSLFLGWIGADRFYLGYPALGLLKFCTVGFCGIGSLVDFMLISMQVDPNEMTHQMYRIVLCKSHLFFGHAFAVSKHKITWICQTTLWEKLAHVWSCKHGSCMC